In Rheinheimera sp. MM224, one DNA window encodes the following:
- a CDS encoding LytR/AlgR family response regulator transcription factor, with the protein MFNTLLVDDERLARAELRRLLSPYPQISIQAEASTAEQALELMQQQAFDLVFLDIQMPGLSGLQLAPQLQSHCHFVFCTAFDQYALDAFELNALDYLLKPVAPERLERTIQKLEQQHSAGQQHSYLPEQHGILLKFGEVSRIKRLNEIQRFESIGNHTAVYCDDGKSFLHSSLSKVEMRLNPQQFFKVSRSDIVRIDAISQIEPGLAAGTLIVVLKDGSAVEVSRRQVQQLKQLFNAWG; encoded by the coding sequence ATGTTTAACACTTTACTAGTGGATGACGAAAGGTTAGCCAGAGCCGAATTGCGTCGCTTACTCAGTCCTTACCCACAGATCAGTATTCAGGCCGAAGCCAGCACAGCGGAGCAGGCTTTAGAGCTGATGCAGCAGCAAGCTTTTGATTTGGTGTTTTTAGATATTCAGATGCCGGGTTTATCGGGTTTGCAGCTGGCACCACAATTACAGTCACACTGCCATTTTGTATTTTGTACTGCTTTTGACCAGTATGCGCTGGACGCTTTTGAACTTAATGCTTTGGATTATTTATTAAAGCCTGTAGCGCCAGAGCGGCTGGAAAGAACCATTCAAAAGCTGGAGCAACAACACTCTGCAGGCCAGCAACACAGTTACCTGCCTGAACAACATGGCATATTGCTGAAATTTGGCGAGGTCAGCCGGATCAAACGATTAAATGAAATTCAGCGTTTTGAAAGCATTGGCAACCACACTGCGGTTTACTGCGACGATGGCAAAAGCTTTTTACACAGCTCTTTATCCAAAGTAGAGATGCGCTTAAACCCACAGCAGTTTTTTAAAGTCAGCCGCTCCGACATAGTGCGTATTGATGCTATTTCACAGATTGAACCAGGTCTGGCTGCTGGTACCCTGATTGTTGTGCTCAAAGATGGTTCTGCAGTAGAAGTCAGCCGCCGTCAGGTGCAGCAACTAAAACAGTTGTTTAATGCCTGGGGTTAA
- a CDS encoding superinfection immunity protein: protein MNEMMTTLSGAFAKASLTQWLIFLPLFLAVYFLPSLLALAFNRKHLKLILIANIPAGFSFIAWGALIVWAVTGKMMEKKQPEKSPV from the coding sequence ATGAACGAAATGATGACGACTTTAAGCGGCGCTTTTGCCAAAGCTTCACTGACACAATGGCTGATTTTTTTACCCTTGTTTTTGGCTGTCTACTTTTTGCCAAGCCTGCTTGCTTTGGCTTTTAACCGCAAACATTTAAAACTGATTTTAATAGCCAATATACCAGCTGGTTTTTCCTTTATTGCCTGGGGCGCATTAATAGTCTGGGCTGTCACGGGTAAAATGATGGAGAAAAAGCAGCCAGAAAAAAGCCCTGTTTAA
- a CDS encoding tRNA/rRNA methyltransferase, translating into MSQHKGKGEKTANPLHKPWTKDAGAKNAKSTANRANRAAALKAPETKAVQPKAVSAKVLKQNRQEEAKIYGENACRVAFLQRPEALVRLYLSEQMAPKFADLMKYLAANKKAYHVVSEAELEKVAGSQHHGGVVLLVKRKAVLSLASYLTQNGRKKQDCLLALDGVGNPHNLGAIARSCAHFGISGIVMKDPDLLAHGAAARTAEGGVEFVEGLSCDNLPLALQLCKQAGYTLVTTSSHGGVSLYSSQLPAKVVIVFGEEMFGVSQSVAKSADIALQIPGTGKVESLNVSVAASLILGEWYRQQQ; encoded by the coding sequence ATGTCACAACACAAAGGCAAAGGCGAAAAAACAGCCAATCCATTGCATAAGCCCTGGACCAAAGACGCTGGTGCAAAAAATGCGAAGTCAACGGCGAATAGAGCCAATCGCGCTGCTGCGTTAAAAGCGCCAGAGACAAAAGCTGTTCAGCCTAAAGCTGTGTCTGCCAAAGTGTTAAAACAAAATCGCCAGGAAGAAGCCAAAATTTATGGTGAAAATGCCTGCCGTGTGGCCTTTTTGCAGCGCCCTGAAGCTTTAGTGCGTTTGTATTTAAGCGAGCAAATGGCACCAAAGTTTGCCGATTTAATGAAATATCTGGCTGCCAATAAAAAAGCCTACCATGTGGTATCTGAAGCCGAGCTTGAAAAAGTAGCAGGCAGTCAGCATCACGGTGGTGTGGTGCTGTTGGTTAAACGTAAGGCTGTGTTATCACTGGCCAGTTATTTAACTCAAAATGGCCGTAAAAAGCAGGATTGCTTGCTGGCATTAGATGGTGTCGGTAATCCGCACAATTTAGGCGCTATAGCCCGCAGCTGCGCCCACTTTGGCATTAGTGGCATAGTGATGAAAGACCCGGATTTACTGGCACATGGCGCTGCAGCCCGCACAGCTGAAGGCGGTGTTGAGTTTGTTGAAGGTTTAAGTTGTGACAACCTGCCTTTGGCATTGCAGCTATGTAAACAAGCGGGTTATACCCTGGTGACTACCTCAAGCCATGGTGGCGTATCACTGTACAGCAGCCAGTTGCCAGCTAAAGTCGTGATAGTCTTTGGTGAAGAAATGTTTGGTGTATCTCAGTCTGTGGCTAAGTCTGCCGATATCGCCTTACAAATTCCTGGCACAGGTAAAGTGGAATCGTTAAATGTCAGCGTGGCTGCCAGCCTGATTTTAGGCGAATGGTATCGTCAGCAGCAGTAA
- a CDS encoding nuclear transport factor 2 family protein: MNTFAKTLVVTCLSLGWIVSAAANTNVSAQAPVQQHAEYAAIDSAMQTMMQAFEQGSAPTAFRVILKDTVVVGYSGKQQKVVSVSGEEWAKGFQPAPDEDQRHRQYQILDITDTGAVVKVMLDYPQWLGVDYLAMTKINGQWRVVSKSWSGTPKVAK; this comes from the coding sequence ATGAACACATTTGCAAAAACCTTGGTTGTAACCTGCCTGAGCCTTGGCTGGATTGTGTCTGCCGCTGCAAACACTAATGTCAGTGCACAAGCTCCTGTGCAACAACACGCCGAATATGCCGCCATCGACAGCGCCATGCAAACCATGATGCAAGCTTTTGAACAAGGCAGTGCACCAACCGCCTTTCGGGTGATCCTAAAAGACACAGTAGTAGTCGGCTACTCGGGCAAACAACAAAAAGTTGTCAGTGTCTCGGGTGAAGAATGGGCTAAAGGTTTTCAACCGGCTCCAGATGAAGATCAGCGTCACCGTCAGTATCAAATTCTGGATATCACTGACACCGGCGCTGTGGTGAAAGTGATGCTGGATTACCCACAATGGCTAGGAGTGGATTATCTGGCCATGACCAAAATCAACGGCCAGTGGCGGGTGGTTAGTAAGTCATGGAGCGGCACTCCAAAAGTGGCCAAATAA
- a CDS encoding type 1 glutamine amidotransferase domain-containing protein yields the protein MIWKKCYQLLLCLLFSGFLTTVQAQASKTQADTAATPAGRVLFVLSSSKFHGNSTVPASISFGEVVHAWDTFHNAGYAIDFVSPAGGAVPIDPTVLGPRLIERLKDQRIMAGLTQTHTPDEIDATLYQAVYYVGGSNAMYQVVDDVRLQDISRHIYEKNGGVISAVCHGTAGIVRLKLSNGQYLLAGKRVTGYPEDYEDQSAAYFKHLPFLMRQTIEDHGGLFKAPDPEKPYIEVDGRLVTGQNYPSAPLVASAVVQILQQQKSAVTQP from the coding sequence ATGATTTGGAAAAAATGTTATCAACTGCTGCTATGCCTGCTGTTTAGTGGCTTTTTAACTACAGTGCAGGCACAAGCCAGCAAAACCCAAGCCGACACAGCAGCAACCCCAGCTGGTCGGGTATTGTTTGTGTTGTCCAGCAGCAAGTTCCACGGTAATTCCACTGTGCCTGCCAGCATCAGCTTTGGCGAAGTGGTGCATGCCTGGGATACCTTCCATAACGCAGGTTATGCCATCGACTTTGTGTCCCCTGCCGGCGGCGCAGTGCCGATAGACCCGACGGTGCTAGGCCCACGCTTAATTGAACGATTGAAAGATCAGCGCATTATGGCCGGCCTTACCCAAACTCATACTCCGGACGAGATTGATGCCACTCTTTACCAGGCTGTGTATTACGTCGGGGGCAGCAACGCCATGTATCAGGTGGTGGATGACGTTCGGCTGCAAGACATTTCACGACATATTTACGAAAAAAATGGCGGCGTGATTTCGGCGGTGTGCCATGGCACAGCGGGTATTGTCCGCCTCAAACTCAGCAATGGCCAGTATTTGCTGGCAGGTAAACGTGTCACCGGCTACCCGGAAGATTATGAAGACCAATCTGCCGCTTATTTTAAGCACTTGCCGTTTTTAATGCGCCAAACCATTGAAGATCATGGTGGCTTGTTTAAAGCGCCGGATCCGGAGAAGCCCTATATCGAAGTGGATGGCCGTTTAGTCACTGGCCAGAACTATCCGTCTGCACCTTTGGTGGCCAGCGCCGTTGTGCAGATCTTGCAACAGCAGAAATCAGCCGTAACCCAACCTTAA
- a CDS encoding AraC family transcriptional regulator, protein MMLNEHLLFFFSGLGAFNGLALAFYLWFAGKASVAQRALAVLILMVSVRTGKSVAFYFLPDTPASVMQAGLTACLLIGPALYFFTRTNLSTSGELGRFELVHGSVLAIVAITLNLFLPYADYAAIWHGSIVSTGNWLWLIYLLVSTALLVKQRHRLPEGSARLLLLAANAGLWLIWLAYLTSGFTSYIVGALSFSFVLYLCVAVAWGLRQGQAPVEPYQDRRIPAAEAAAELQQLADLMSRERLYLDPSLTLARVSKRLGIPQARLSQLLNDNNGTPFKHYVAQLRVVETQRLLLQQPHQTLEAIAEAAGFQSMSTFYAAFKKANGCTPALFRERAITAETGFSSAGTASKTLI, encoded by the coding sequence ATGATGTTAAACGAACACCTGTTGTTTTTTTTCTCTGGGCTTGGTGCATTTAATGGCTTGGCTTTGGCATTTTATCTATGGTTTGCCGGTAAAGCATCTGTTGCACAACGTGCTCTTGCTGTGCTGATTTTGATGGTCAGTGTCCGCACCGGCAAATCCGTGGCCTTTTATTTTTTACCAGATACACCAGCTTCAGTGATGCAAGCCGGCCTGACCGCTTGTTTATTGATTGGCCCGGCTTTATATTTTTTCACCCGCACCAACCTTTCTACCTCCGGCGAACTGGGGCGTTTTGAATTGGTGCATGGCAGTGTGCTGGCTATAGTGGCTATTACCCTGAATCTGTTTTTGCCTTATGCAGACTACGCCGCCATCTGGCATGGCTCTATTGTCAGCACTGGCAACTGGCTTTGGTTAATTTATCTGCTGGTCAGCACAGCCTTACTGGTAAAGCAGCGCCATCGTTTGCCTGAAGGTAGCGCCAGGTTATTGCTGCTTGCTGCCAACGCCGGGCTTTGGCTGATTTGGCTGGCGTATTTAACCTCAGGTTTTACCTCTTATATTGTTGGGGCTTTGTCGTTTTCCTTTGTGCTTTACCTCTGTGTGGCTGTCGCATGGGGCTTGCGGCAAGGTCAGGCGCCGGTTGAGCCTTACCAGGACAGGCGAATTCCGGCAGCTGAAGCTGCCGCAGAGTTGCAGCAGTTGGCTGATTTGATGTCCCGTGAGCGGCTGTATCTTGACCCTAGCCTGACGCTTGCACGGGTGTCGAAGCGTTTGGGCATTCCTCAGGCGCGCTTGTCGCAGTTGCTGAATGACAACAACGGCACGCCGTTTAAACACTATGTCGCACAATTGCGGGTGGTCGAAACCCAGCGCCTGCTGCTGCAACAACCCCATCAAACGCTGGAAGCTATTGCGGAGGCTGCAGGCTTTCAGTCGATGTCAACTTTCTACGCCGCTTTTAAAAAGGCCAATGGCTGTACACCTGCGTTGTTCCGCGAGCGTGCTATCACTGCGGAAACAGGTTTCAGTAGTGCGGGAACAGCTAGCAAGACCTTGATTTAA
- a CDS encoding 23S rRNA (adenine(2030)-N(6))-methyltransferase RlmJ — protein sequence MLSYRHSYHAGNHADVIKHLVQICILNYLKRKDKPFCYHDTHAGAGLYSLHSEQAQKTVEYQTGIGKLWNYQGANADIKAYVETIRLVNDSDDLAFYPGSPKIADLLCRATDTIQATELHPSDHPILASQFQRRRHSRIEKMDAWAGIRAMLPPLAKRGLVLIDPPYELKTEYQDLIKGLEQAVQRFPQGTYAIWYPVIERQAVESFIDAIVDTQIRNQLRIEYCPQPDAEGFGMTGSGMLVINPPFTLKQDMENCLKELAPLLSQSPLAHWQVTQLVDE from the coding sequence ATGCTGAGTTATCGTCATAGTTATCATGCAGGTAATCACGCCGATGTGATTAAACATCTGGTGCAGATTTGTATCCTGAATTACTTAAAACGCAAAGATAAGCCTTTTTGCTATCACGATACTCATGCCGGTGCCGGCTTATACAGCCTGCATAGCGAACAAGCGCAAAAAACTGTCGAATATCAGACAGGCATAGGCAAACTCTGGAACTATCAAGGCGCAAATGCTGATATCAAAGCTTATGTGGAGACCATCAGGCTGGTGAACGACAGCGACGATTTAGCTTTTTATCCGGGTTCACCGAAAATTGCCGATTTGTTATGTCGCGCTACAGATACCATTCAGGCCACCGAATTACACCCTAGCGATCATCCTATTCTGGCCAGCCAGTTTCAGCGTCGCAGACACAGCCGTATTGAAAAAATGGACGCATGGGCTGGCATACGCGCCATGCTGCCCCCCTTGGCTAAACGCGGCTTAGTGCTGATTGACCCGCCTTATGAGTTAAAAACCGAGTATCAGGACCTGATCAAAGGTTTAGAACAGGCAGTGCAGCGTTTTCCACAAGGTACCTACGCCATTTGGTATCCGGTGATCGAACGTCAGGCGGTCGAAAGCTTTATTGATGCCATTGTCGATACACAAATTCGTAATCAGCTGCGGATAGAATATTGCCCACAGCCAGACGCTGAAGGTTTTGGTATGACGGGCAGTGGTATGTTGGTGATTAACCCACCTTTTACGCTGAAACAAGATATGGAAAACTGCTTAAAAGAGCTGGCACCATTGCTTTCACAAAGCCCGCTCGCCCACTGGCAAGTCACTCAACTCGTGGATGAATAA
- a CDS encoding S1/P1 nuclease, translating into MRTLVLALVLFCSPVFAFGELGHQMVCSMAYQLLSPVSQQKVQQLMQLHEQNDFTKACSWPDQIRSLPEYQHTKVWHYINIQRSDTKLTMQHCPAEGCVLSAIEQQRKKLTPFAPSKTQLEALLFVGHFIGDLHQPLHAGYADDLGGNKTAVYFAGEPSNLHGVWDSRILEAASYQDDAKQQALYRALKTKQQQWQTVSVLDWANESVLLVKLIYQGYKPGMLIDERYQQQHLPQLEQRLQQAAVRLALVLEHSFNPAANGG; encoded by the coding sequence ATGCGTACTCTGGTTTTAGCTTTGGTGCTATTTTGTAGCCCAGTGTTTGCTTTTGGTGAATTAGGCCACCAGATGGTGTGCTCTATGGCTTATCAGTTATTAAGCCCGGTCAGCCAGCAAAAAGTGCAGCAACTGATGCAATTGCACGAACAAAACGATTTTACCAAAGCCTGTTCCTGGCCGGATCAGATACGCTCCTTGCCGGAATATCAGCACACCAAGGTCTGGCATTACATCAATATCCAGCGCTCTGACACTAAGTTAACTATGCAGCACTGCCCTGCCGAAGGTTGTGTCTTGTCGGCTATTGAACAACAACGGAAAAAGCTGACGCCTTTTGCACCGTCAAAAACTCAGCTGGAGGCTCTGCTGTTTGTTGGCCACTTTATTGGCGACTTACATCAACCTTTGCACGCTGGTTATGCCGATGATTTAGGGGGCAATAAAACTGCAGTGTATTTTGCTGGTGAGCCATCGAATTTACATGGCGTCTGGGATAGCCGTATTCTGGAAGCCGCTTCTTACCAGGATGATGCGAAGCAGCAAGCTTTGTATCGGGCGTTAAAAACTAAACAGCAGCAGTGGCAAACCGTCAGTGTGCTGGATTGGGCCAATGAGTCGGTGTTGTTAGTGAAACTGATTTATCAGGGCTATAAACCAGGTATGTTAATAGACGAGCGTTACCAGCAACAGCATCTGCCACAGCTGGAACAACGACTGCAACAAGCTGCAGTGCGTCTGGCTTTAGTGCTGGAGCACAGCTTTAATCCGGCAGCTAACGGCGGTTAA
- a CDS encoding YciU family protein: MSGSELELWTLDELCDHAFAIFEELAEDNLSAEDYALYQQHAAASAYVDLVPATDDWVDMIAMDIDPELHVEAHIGLADINGVAEIVLARILLSKEKYETLCHARWRGQD; the protein is encoded by the coding sequence ATGTCTGGCTCAGAACTTGAACTCTGGACTTTGGATGAGTTGTGCGATCATGCTTTTGCTATTTTTGAAGAGTTAGCAGAAGACAACTTGTCCGCTGAAGATTATGCGTTGTATCAACAACATGCAGCTGCGTCCGCTTATGTGGATTTAGTACCAGCTACAGACGACTGGGTTGATATGATCGCTATGGATATTGACCCCGAACTACATGTAGAAGCTCATATTGGTTTGGCTGATATCAATGGGGTAGCTGAGATTGTTCTTGCCAGAATTTTACTGAGCAAAGAAAAGTATGAGACTTTATGTCATGCCCGTTGGCGTGGACAAGACTAA
- a CDS encoding VOC family protein has product MKQRLGLISVLVADYDEAIEFYTQKLGFELVEDSPQGEKRWVVVRPQGAVETAILLAKASNEQQKQQIGNQCGGRVFLFLNTDDFWRDHTRMQQQGVKFLETPREEAYGTVAVFEDLYGTRWDLLQLN; this is encoded by the coding sequence ATGAAACAACGTTTAGGTTTGATTAGTGTATTAGTGGCTGACTATGATGAAGCTATCGAATTTTACACACAAAAGCTTGGCTTTGAATTAGTAGAAGACAGCCCACAAGGTGAAAAAAGATGGGTGGTGGTGCGGCCCCAAGGTGCTGTAGAGACTGCTATTTTGCTGGCCAAAGCCAGTAACGAGCAGCAAAAACAACAGATAGGCAATCAGTGTGGTGGCCGGGTTTTTCTGTTTTTAAATACAGACGATTTCTGGCGTGATCATACCCGGATGCAACAACAAGGCGTAAAGTTTCTCGAAACACCACGCGAAGAAGCTTATGGTACTGTCGCTGTATTTGAAGACTTGTACGGCACCCGCTGGGACTTGCTGCAACTGAATTAA
- the rlmA gene encoding 23S rRNA (guanine(745)-N(1))-methyltransferase: protein MYRCPLCQQSLTQHHNSFVCASNHSFDLAKEGYLHLLPVQQKNSKVPGDSPLMMQSRRDFLNAGYYQPLSDAVNQYFSAVLPQQPVVLDLGCGEGYYSNRLMQALADKELRLCGLDIAKTAIKKAAKSYPAIKFCVASAWHLPFADQSFDAALKLCAPCEPEELARVLKTDGLLLTVTPAPEHLLEIKQQVYSSVRLHSDQIEAIPGFEHQERQELKLKLTDLPADMVLNLLEMTPLAWKFKPEQKQIFAASSPQISLNFYLDMYRKNRSV from the coding sequence ATGTACCGTTGCCCGCTTTGCCAACAAAGTCTGACTCAACACCATAACAGCTTTGTTTGTGCGTCAAACCATAGCTTTGATCTCGCCAAAGAGGGCTATTTGCATTTATTGCCGGTGCAGCAAAAAAACTCTAAAGTCCCGGGCGATTCGCCGCTGATGATGCAAAGCCGCCGCGACTTTTTAAATGCAGGTTATTATCAGCCCCTGTCCGATGCAGTAAATCAGTATTTTTCCGCAGTGTTACCACAACAGCCTGTGGTGCTCGACCTTGGCTGCGGCGAAGGCTATTACAGCAACAGGCTGATGCAGGCTTTAGCAGACAAAGAACTCAGATTGTGCGGCCTGGATATCGCTAAAACAGCCATCAAAAAAGCCGCGAAAAGCTACCCTGCTATCAAGTTTTGTGTCGCCAGTGCCTGGCATCTGCCTTTTGCCGATCAGAGCTTTGATGCTGCATTAAAACTTTGTGCGCCTTGTGAGCCAGAAGAACTGGCTCGGGTATTAAAAACTGATGGCCTGTTGCTGACCGTGACTCCTGCTCCAGAGCATTTGCTGGAGATCAAACAGCAGGTATACAGTTCAGTGCGTCTGCATAGCGATCAAATCGAAGCCATTCCAGGTTTTGAGCATCAAGAGCGTCAGGAACTGAAACTAAAGCTAACCGATTTACCTGCTGACATGGTGTTAAATCTGTTGGAAATGACCCCTTTAGCCTGGAAGTTTAAACCGGAGCAAAAGCAGATTTTTGCTGCAAGTTCGCCACAAATTAGCCTGAATTTCTATTTAGACATGTATCGGAAAAATCGCTCAGTATAA
- a CDS encoding cache domain-containing protein, which produces MQFFFEHHKNHLKPHMSGVLQYEQKLTELDSWWSKVTLIGKINSLRLGSTILDSMDQTKKRFTELQQILIDNLLLEQTKKTLLTDKACSQIAIDVLIRNLFERTADIGFLATDSQIRSFLAEPCVEAVDAMQQHLANYVSYYSVYQDVVLVSPDGQIQLRLAPSQTQKYSRDPLVQQCLQQPQQFSETFRYSDLQPEQKQSLIYAQAVLSEQGSALGVLCLCFKFDDEITTIFNNLLPEHSQSILLLQSEDGSTVFSSDIELLPPQHTAGRQQQLGLRKVESRDYLLSFAQTQGYQGYFGPAWQTQIWTPVKSLSNQPKSAQQELDINNLKLFPELFHIHRSSLQVNDELSLIVLNGVISAARNDAVEFVPVLDAIRGIGKEIHQVFSHSVEELAHTVLHSQLEELVMLARQALDIMDRNLYERANDCRWWAHNKKFQQLLRQPDSEKQQEAAKELTYINDLYTVYSNIYLYDKTQRILCCARDNTEQLQQMPDNSGSADCLLLNSPHQYAVSDFEPSALYQQQSTYIYHAPVFTDTTTGKAQGGIALVFDSAPQFSAMLLDILPKNEQGEVKADFSACFIDEKGAILASSATELWPTGHSMPLPDELFCSAKQHPVSQRVTLHGQSYWLALAYSKGYREYKTCDGYDNPLYCCALLHC; this is translated from the coding sequence ATGCAGTTTTTTTTCGAACACCATAAAAATCATCTGAAACCTCACATGAGTGGCGTTTTACAGTACGAACAAAAGTTAACTGAACTGGACAGCTGGTGGAGTAAAGTTACTTTAATAGGGAAAATCAATAGCTTACGCCTTGGTTCTACCATACTCGACAGCATGGATCAGACTAAAAAACGCTTCACTGAGCTACAACAAATTCTGATCGACAACTTACTGCTGGAACAAACCAAAAAAACACTGTTAACGGACAAAGCTTGTAGCCAGATTGCCATTGACGTGCTGATCCGTAACTTGTTTGAACGCACAGCAGATATAGGTTTTCTCGCCACTGACAGCCAAATTCGTAGCTTTTTAGCAGAGCCTTGCGTTGAAGCTGTTGATGCAATGCAACAGCATTTAGCCAACTATGTCAGCTATTATTCAGTGTATCAGGATGTGGTTTTAGTCAGCCCTGACGGACAGATACAGCTCAGACTTGCCCCCTCGCAGACGCAAAAATACAGCCGTGATCCCTTAGTGCAGCAGTGCCTGCAACAGCCTCAGCAATTTAGCGAAACCTTCAGGTATTCCGACCTGCAGCCTGAGCAAAAACAAAGCCTGATTTATGCCCAGGCTGTGCTGTCAGAGCAAGGTAGTGCGCTTGGAGTGTTGTGCTTATGCTTTAAGTTTGATGATGAAATAACGACTATTTTCAACAACTTACTGCCAGAACATAGCCAAAGTATATTGTTGCTGCAATCTGAAGATGGCAGCACTGTCTTTAGCTCCGACATCGAGCTGCTACCGCCCCAACACACCGCAGGACGACAACAGCAATTGGGGCTAAGAAAAGTAGAAAGCCGGGATTACTTGCTCAGTTTTGCGCAAACTCAGGGGTATCAGGGTTACTTTGGTCCGGCCTGGCAAACTCAGATCTGGACACCGGTAAAAAGCTTGTCGAATCAACCTAAATCAGCACAACAAGAGCTGGATATTAATAACCTTAAGTTATTTCCAGAACTATTTCATATTCATCGCTCGTCTTTGCAGGTCAATGATGAACTCAGTCTGATTGTATTAAATGGCGTTATTTCGGCAGCCCGCAACGACGCCGTTGAATTTGTGCCTGTGCTTGATGCCATACGTGGTATAGGCAAAGAAATCCATCAAGTGTTTTCTCATTCAGTGGAAGAATTGGCTCACACCGTATTACACAGCCAACTGGAAGAGTTGGTGATGCTGGCACGGCAAGCTCTGGATATTATGGACAGGAATCTGTATGAACGCGCCAATGACTGTCGCTGGTGGGCACATAATAAAAAGTTTCAGCAGTTACTACGACAACCAGACTCAGAAAAACAGCAGGAAGCAGCAAAAGAACTTACTTACATCAATGATTTATATACAGTTTATTCCAATATCTATCTCTACGACAAAACACAGCGTATTTTATGTTGCGCCAGAGATAACACAGAACAGCTGCAGCAAATGCCTGACAATAGCGGCTCTGCAGATTGCCTGTTATTAAATTCCCCTCATCAGTATGCGGTCAGCGATTTTGAGCCCAGTGCTTTGTATCAGCAGCAATCGACCTACATCTACCATGCGCCTGTCTTTACCGATACCACAACAGGTAAAGCTCAGGGGGGCATAGCGCTGGTGTTTGATAGCGCGCCACAATTTAGTGCAATGTTGCTGGATATTTTGCCCAAAAATGAGCAGGGAGAAGTGAAGGCTGATTTTTCCGCCTGTTTTATCGATGAGAAAGGTGCCATTTTGGCATCCAGCGCAACCGAACTCTGGCCAACAGGACATAGTATGCCTTTGCCGGACGAATTATTTTGCTCTGCAAAACAGCACCCTGTCAGTCAGCGTGTCACTCTACACGGACAGTCTTATTGGCTTGCGCTCGCCTATTCTAAGGGCTATCGCGAGTACAAAACTTGCGATGGTTACGACAACCCGCTGTATTGCTGCGCACTGCTGCACTGCTAG